A single region of the Micropterus dolomieu isolate WLL.071019.BEF.003 ecotype Adirondacks linkage group LG18, ASM2129224v1, whole genome shotgun sequence genome encodes:
- the LOC123987535 gene encoding elastase-1-like isoform X2, whose translation MLRFLVLTSLAALVLAELEPQPRYLEDDIAQERVVGGEVARANSWPWQISLQYKSGTSYYHTCGGTLIRTGWVMTAAHCVDRTQTWRVVLGDHNINSHEGTEQYMSVSRVYIHPNWNSNNVAGGWDIALLRLTNVATLNNFVQLGALPPSGQVLPNNNACYISGWGRTQTGGQLSAQLKQAYLPVVDYRTCSSSGWWGSTVKDSMVCAGGGSESGCQGDSGGPLNCNVNGKWVVHGVTSFVSSSGCNAYKKPTVFTRVSAYISWMNSVSIKH comes from the exons ATGCTTAGATTTCTTGTATTGACCTCTCTCGCAGCCCTCG TGCTGGCTGAGCTGGAGCCCCAGCCCAGGTACCTAGAGGATGACATTGCTCAGGAGAGAGTTGTGGGAGGTGAGGTGGCCAGAGCCAACTCCTGGCCCTGGCAG ATCTCTCTTCAATACAAATCTGGTACCAGCTACTACCACACCTGTGGAGGAACCCTGATCAGGACAGGATGGGTCATGACTGCTGCTCACTGTGTGGACAG AACCCAGACTTGGCGTGTTGTTCTTGGAGATCACAACATCAACTCCCACGAGGGCACAGAGCAGTACATGAGCGTGAGCCGTGTTTACATCCACCCCAACTGGAACTCCAACAATGTTGCGGGAGG GTGGGACATTGCTCTCCTGCGTCTGACCAATGTTGCTACTCTCAACAACTTTGTCCAGCTTGGTGCCCTGCCTCCCTCTGGTCAGGTCCTGCCCAATAACAATGCTTGTTACATCAGCGGATGGGGTCGTACCCAGA CTGGAGGTCAGCTGTCTGCCCAGCTGAAGCAGGCCTACCTGCCTGTTGTTGACTACAGGACCTGCTCCAGCAGTGGATGGTGGGGTAGCACTGTGAAGGACTCCATGGTCTGTGCTGGTGGTGGCAGCGAATCTGGTTGCCAG GGTGACTCCGGCGGCCCCCTGAACTGCAATGTCAATGGCAAGTGGGTTGTCCACGGTGTTACCAGCTTTGTGTCCTCCTCTGGCTGCAACGCCTACAAGAAGCCCACTGTCTTCACCCGTGTCTCTGCCTACATCAGCTGGATGAACAGCGTCAGTATTAAACACTAA
- the LOC123987535 gene encoding elastase-1-like isoform X1, translating to MLRFLVLTSLAALVLAELEPQPRYLEDDIAQERVVGGEVARANSWPWQISLQYKSGTSYYHTCGGTLIRTGWVMTAAHCVDRTQTWRVVLGDHNINSHEGTEQYMSVSRVYIHPNWNSNNVAGGWDIALLRLTNVATLNNFVQLGALPPSGQVLPNNNACYISGWGRTQTGGQLSAQLKQAYLPVVDYRTCSSSGWWGSTVKDSMVCAGGGSESGCQGDSGGPLNCNVNGKWVVHGVTSFVSSSGCNAYKKPTVFTRVSAYISWMNSIMG from the exons ATGCTTAGATTTCTTGTATTGACCTCTCTCGCAGCCCTCG TGCTGGCTGAGCTGGAGCCCCAGCCCAGGTACCTAGAGGATGACATTGCTCAGGAGAGAGTTGTGGGAGGTGAGGTGGCCAGAGCCAACTCCTGGCCCTGGCAG ATCTCTCTTCAATACAAATCTGGTACCAGCTACTACCACACCTGTGGAGGAACCCTGATCAGGACAGGATGGGTCATGACTGCTGCTCACTGTGTGGACAG AACCCAGACTTGGCGTGTTGTTCTTGGAGATCACAACATCAACTCCCACGAGGGCACAGAGCAGTACATGAGCGTGAGCCGTGTTTACATCCACCCCAACTGGAACTCCAACAATGTTGCGGGAGG GTGGGACATTGCTCTCCTGCGTCTGACCAATGTTGCTACTCTCAACAACTTTGTCCAGCTTGGTGCCCTGCCTCCCTCTGGTCAGGTCCTGCCCAATAACAATGCTTGTTACATCAGCGGATGGGGTCGTACCCAGA CTGGAGGTCAGCTGTCTGCCCAGCTGAAGCAGGCCTACCTGCCTGTTGTTGACTACAGGACCTGCTCCAGCAGTGGATGGTGGGGTAGCACTGTGAAGGACTCCATGGTCTGTGCTGGTGGTGGCAGCGAATCTGGTTGCCAG GGTGACTCCGGCGGCCCCCTGAACTGCAATGTCAATGGCAAGTGGGTTGTCCACGGTGTTACCAGCTTTGTGTCCTCCTCTGGCTGCAACGCCTACAAGAAGCCCACTGTCTTCACCCGTGTCTCTGCCTACATCAGCTGGATGAACAGC ATCATGGGTTGA
- the LOC123987534 gene encoding glutaminase liver isoform, mitochondrial-like isoform X2, whose translation MWHSVGDTKLPFCLQSCVKPLQYAVAVHEAGTETVHRYVGMEPSGLKFNMLSLDDEDKPHNPMVNAGAIVISSLIKPRSNKAEKFDYVMEFVKKMAGQEYVGFSNATFQSEKETGDRNFAIGYYMKEKKCFPPDADMIDALDFYFQLCSIEVTCESGSIMAATLANGGICPITGERVLSAEAVRNTLSLMHSCGMYDFSGQMAFHVGLPAKSGVSGAVLLVIPNVMGVMCWSPPLDRVGNSVRGIHFCQELVSLFNFHNYDNLRHFVKKQDPRRQGGDDRNKSVFSLMFAAYSGDVSALRRFALSSMDMDLKDYDSRTALHIAAAEGHLDVVKFLTETCKVDPFVEDRWGNLPVDDAMQFGHDEMVKLLKDYQEVCRQQEIQHPKAEHSSKLDTIEGMV comes from the exons ATGTG GCACTCAGTAGGTGACACCAAGCTGCCTTTCTGCCTGCAGTCCTGTGTGAAACCCCTGCAGTACGCTGTCGCTGTCCATGAGGCAGGAACAGAGACTGTTCACCGTTATGTTGGCATGGAGCCCAGTGGACTCAAGTTCAATATGCTGTCGCTTGATGATGAAG ATAAACCCCACAACCCCATGGTGAACGCTGGAGCCATAGTGATCAGCTCTCTTATCAAG CCTCGTTCAAATAAGGCAGAGAAATTCGACTAT GTTATGGAGTTTGTGAAAAAGATGGCAGGTCAAGAGTATGTGGGATTCAGCAATGCCAC gttccagtcagaaaaagaaacaggcGACAGAAATTTTGCCATTGGATACTACATGAAAGAGAAGAAG TGTTTTCCTCCGGACGCAGATATGATCGATGCCCTGGACTTCTACTTCCAG CTTTGCTCCATCGAGGTGACCTGTGAATCAGGAagtatcatggctgccactctGGCCAACGGAGGGATCTGTCCAATCACAGGCGAGCGTGTCCTGAGTGCAGAGGCAGTCCGAAATACTTTGAGTCTCATGCACTCGTGTGGCATGTATGACTTTTCTGGTCAGATGGCATTTCAT GTGGGTTTGCCGGCCAAATCTGGGGTGTCCGGTGCAGTACTGCTGGTGATCCCGAATGTCATGGGAGTGATGTGTTGGTCTCCTCCACTGGACAGAGTTGGAAACAGCGTCCGGGGAATACACTTCTGTCAG GAGCTCGTGTCACTCTTCAATTTCCACAATTATGACAACTTGAGGCACTTTGTGAAGAAGCAGGACCCTCGCAGACAGGGTGGAGATGACAGG AACAAGTCTGTTTTCAGTTTGATGTTCGCCGCCTACAGTGGCGATGTGTCAGCCCTGAGAAG GTTTGCTCTCTCATCCATGGACATGGACCTAAAAGACTATGATTCTCGAACAGCGCTACATATCGCTGCAGCAGAGG GTCACTTAGATGTGGTGAAGTTCCTTACTGAAACCTGCAAAGTTGATCCATTTGTAGAAGACAG GTGGGGGAACCTACCAGTTGATGATGCCATGCAGTTCGGACATGACGAGATGGTGAAGCTGCTGAAAGACTACCAGGAGGTCTGCAGGCAGCAGGAAATACAGCACCCTAAGGCCGAGCATTCCTCAAAGTTGGACACTATCGAGGGCATGGTGTGA